The Fervidicoccaceae archaeon genome contains the following window.
AGCCGGAGTAGAGATCCAGTACTTTAGGGAGCACGGTCCGGCGGGTTTAGAGGGAGCATCTCTCATAATCGACGCGATATTGGGCACCGGAGTGAGGCCTCCTCTGAGGAGCCCGATCCGCGAGGCCATCGAGGCGATAAATGCATCTAAAGCACGGAAGATAGCTATCGATATACCGAGCGGGCTGGACCCGGACTGCGGCTACATCGGCGACGTGGCAGTCTTCGCCGATTATACCGTCGCGATACATTATAGGAAGCCCGTGCACGTGTTAGAGCGCTCTCGAGTCGGCGAAGTGGTAGTATGCAACGTGGGGATACCGAGGGCAGCGGAAGAATACGTGGGTCCGGGCCACGTCAGACACCTCGTCTTAAGGAAACCTAAGGATGCTAAGAAGGGCGACGGGGGGAGGGTGCTGGTGCTGGGCGGCAGCGTAGAATACGTTGGCGCCCCAGCTCTAGCTGCCATGGCGGCTCTGAGGACCGGAGCGGACCTAGTCTTCGTTGGCGTCCCGGAGATCGTGAGGCCCGTTGTCGCATCCTTCTCGCCAAACATAATCACGTTCTCGGTTGGCAGAGATTACCTCAGCCCCGATCACCTGGACAAAGTAATGGAGTTCGTGAAGAAGTCCGACTCTATCGTGCTGGGGCCTGGCATGTCACTGAATAGAGAGACCGAAGAGTTCGTCACAGTCTTCCTCGAGAAGGCCTGGAAGGCCTCGGGGGCCCCCCCTCTCGTGGTCGACGCCGACGCTCTCAAGGTTGCGGCTCGATTGAGGCCCAAGCTGGGGTGGAGAGCTGTGCTCACGCCCCACAGAGGGGAGCTGAGAGTCCTCTCCGAGGGCTACGGCTTGCCGAGTGATCTCCCGCAAGAGAGGACGGTCATCGAGTTGAGCACCAGGAGCGAGTCCGTCGTGCTCCTCAAGGCTCCCGTGGACGTGATATGCAAGGGGGAGAAGTGCATGAGGAACTCCACGGGCACGCCGGCCATGTCGACGGGCGGCACGGGCGACGTGCTCTCTGGTATCGTGGCGGCTCTGGTCAAGAGGACGCGCGATATATTCGAGGCGGCCTTCATCGCTGCATACGTGAACGGGAGAGCGGGAGAAATGGCGACGCGGCGCCTCGGCGAGGGCATAAGCGCCACGGACCTCCTCGACTCAATTCCGGTCGCGCTCTACCTCGGGGGATGAGAACGTGGGGCTCGTTTACTTCGTCATCGACGGGGTCGCGGGCTCTCCATCTCGAGAGACGACCGCTCTCCAGACCGCCCGTAAGCCTAGACTAGACTTGCTGGCCAGAGCTGGTCGGTGCGGCCTCGTCTATCCGGTCGCTCGCGGAGTAGCCCCGGAGAGTGACGTCGCGGTCCTCTCCATATTGGGTTACGACCCTAAGCGGTATTACACCGGTCGGGGCCCGCTAGAGGCTCTAGGAGCCGGGCTCAACTTCGTCGAGGGACACGAGATAGCTCTCCGCGGCAACTTCGCGACGGTGGACCCCACGACAATGGAGATAATCGATAGGAGAGCCGGTAGAGTACTCGACGAAAGCGAGGGGAAAGAGCTAGCTCGAGCCCTCGACGGCATGGAGCTCGATGGAGGGAAAGGCTACGCGCGCGTGAGACATACTGTGGGGCACAGAGTCGTCGTAGTATTGGGCCACGAAAAAGAGCTCTCCGCGGAGGTCAGTAACACTGACCCCGCGTACGTGAGGAAGGGCCTCGCCTCCGAGGCGGCGAGCGAATTCCCGCGCAAAGTGGCCGAGGCGCGCCCGCTACTTGAGGGGGAAGCGCCTCTTCGGGCGGCCCAACTAGTCAACGAGTTCACGAGGAGAGCGATCGAGGTCCTCTCCTCTCACCACGTTAACGCTCGCAGAAGAAGCCGCGGCCTTCCCGAGGCTAACGCCATCCTACTGCGCGACGCCGGCGACAAACTCCCTCGCCTCACTCCTCTCAGGCTCAAGATCGGGCATTGGGTGCGTTGCTCAGCTATAGCGGAGATGCCAGTCGAAATCGGCATAGCGAAGGCGACCGGCATGAGGGTCTCCTCGGAGATACCGAGGGCTCGAAACAAGAGGAGATACTACGAAGAGCTCGCGAGAGCGGTATCGCGAGAACTCTCTCACAGCGACTTCGTGTACGTGCACGTGAAGGGGCCCGACGAGTACGGGCACGACGGAGATCATGAGGGCAAGAGGAGGAGCATCGAGCTTATCGATGAGTACTTTCTAGGCGAGTTGCTCGAGCTAGAGCGTGACCTCTCCGTCATAATCACGTCCGATCACGCCACGCCTTGTTCTCTTAGATCGCATAGCAGCGACCCCGTTCCGCTCCTCATTCGCAGACCAGGCCTCGTGCCTGATAACGTGAAAAGCTTCGATGAGTCTTCGTGCGCCGCGGGCTCTCTCGGGACGCTCGAGAGGGGAACCGAGATTTTGAGGGTCGCGCTGAGGGTCTTGGGTGGCGCTGATTGAGCGAGAAAGAGGAGAGGAAGGCACTAATTCGTTTGATTGCGAGTCCATCGAGTTTCGAGATAGAGCTACGCGTTTACTCGAGCGGCGAGGGGAAGCTGCTCGAGGAGCGCTCCCTGAAGAGCTCAGCCCACTGTATCGTGATAAAGGCGGGGGAAGCGCGCTTGACGCTAACGAGGCCTCTAGCTCGCGTCGACTTGACTCTAGCGCTCGAGCCGGCGAGGGGAGTCGCCGAGGAGCACGGGGACTGCGTCATTATTAGCTGAGAGATGTCGCCGAGGCTCAAAGTTTTTCCCAGCGCGGTGGAATCCACGCTCGAGCGATGGGGAGGACTCTTGCCCGTCATCTGTAGGATCGAGAAGAGCCGGAGCTCCACCGGGAAGCACGCGTGCTTCGCTAACGCTTACTGGGTGTGGAAGAG
Protein-coding sequences here:
- a CDS encoding NAD(P)H-hydrate dehydratase — encoded protein: MLGEVLESRYVRAIEENASTLGLSLSHLMECAGKCVADLAAQLLGEPREEKLVVVVTGRGGNAGDGFVAARHLASRGYRVRVLALYGREEIEHPDARTNFALLSAAGVEIQYFREHGPAGLEGASLIIDAILGTGVRPPLRSPIREAIEAINASKARKIAIDIPSGLDPDCGYIGDVAVFADYTVAIHYRKPVHVLERSRVGEVVVCNVGIPRAAEEYVGPGHVRHLVLRKPKDAKKGDGGRVLVLGGSVEYVGAPALAAMAALRTGADLVFVGVPEIVRPVVASFSPNIITFSVGRDYLSPDHLDKVMEFVKKSDSIVLGPGMSLNRETEEFVTVFLEKAWKASGAPPLVVDADALKVAARLRPKLGWRAVLTPHRGELRVLSEGYGLPSDLPQERTVIELSTRSESVVLLKAPVDVICKGEKCMRNSTGTPAMSTGGTGDVLSGIVAALVKRTRDIFEAAFIAAYVNGRAGEMATRRLGEGISATDLLDSIPVALYLGG
- a CDS encoding alkaline phosphatase family protein → MGLVYFVIDGVAGSPSRETTALQTARKPRLDLLARAGRCGLVYPVARGVAPESDVAVLSILGYDPKRYYTGRGPLEALGAGLNFVEGHEIALRGNFATVDPTTMEIIDRRAGRVLDESEGKELARALDGMELDGGKGYARVRHTVGHRVVVVLGHEKELSAEVSNTDPAYVRKGLASEAASEFPRKVAEARPLLEGEAPLRAAQLVNEFTRRAIEVLSSHHVNARRRSRGLPEANAILLRDAGDKLPRLTPLRLKIGHWVRCSAIAEMPVEIGIAKATGMRVSSEIPRARNKRRYYEELARAVSRELSHSDFVYVHVKGPDEYGHDGDHEGKRRSIELIDEYFLGELLELERDLSVIITSDHATPCSLRSHSSDPVPLLIRRPGLVPDNVKSFDESSCAAGSLGTLERGTEILRVALRVLGGAD